One genomic segment of Natrialbaceae archaeon AArc-T1-2 includes these proteins:
- a CDS encoding GNAT family N-acetyltransferase, translating to MDVREATVDDREVIGEIADRSLKTSYSLSPATIESAVEEWYGAEAFAERLEDDDTLVFVAEDDGETAAFSESVVTEGGQGDLQWLHVRPDRRGQGIGTTLFEHTRERLEEAGANYLRGRVLADNHAGAAFYEKHGFEKVDETTLEIDGDAHVEYVLLDAESEQLRSVVTDDGEVVYVDQFDEEIGSEAPFNTVYTDPARTDRYGYYCTNCEALATTMDSMGRMRCPACGNTRKPVRWDASYM from the coding sequence ATGGACGTTCGTGAAGCCACAGTCGACGACCGCGAGGTAATCGGCGAGATCGCGGACCGGTCGCTCAAGACGTCGTACTCGCTTTCCCCGGCGACGATCGAGAGTGCAGTCGAAGAGTGGTACGGCGCCGAGGCGTTCGCCGAGAGGCTCGAGGACGACGACACACTGGTGTTCGTCGCCGAGGACGACGGCGAGACGGCTGCGTTCTCAGAGAGCGTCGTGACGGAGGGTGGACAGGGCGACCTCCAGTGGCTGCACGTCCGTCCCGACCGCCGCGGCCAGGGAATTGGGACGACGCTTTTCGAACACACTCGCGAGCGCCTCGAGGAGGCGGGAGCGAACTACCTCCGCGGGCGCGTTCTCGCCGACAATCACGCCGGAGCCGCCTTCTACGAGAAGCACGGTTTCGAGAAGGTCGACGAGACGACGCTCGAGATCGACGGCGACGCCCACGTCGAGTACGTGTTGCTCGACGCCGAGTCCGAACAGCTTCGAAGCGTCGTCACCGACGACGGCGAGGTGGTCTACGTCGATCAGTTCGACGAAGAGATCGGTTCGGAAGCGCCGTTTAACACCGTTTATACGGACCCGGCCCGGACGGACCGGTACGGCTACTACTGTACGAACTGCGAGGCGCTCGCGACCACGATGGACTCGATGGGGCGCATGCGGTGTCCCGCGTGCGGGAACACCCGGAAACCGGTTCGGTGGGACGCCTCCTACATGTGA
- a CDS encoding sulfite exporter TauE/SafE family protein has product MVLSIISIELAIFLFVLALFAGIGISAIGPGGIFVTIALFLFVPISSAEVAGTASATFIATGLLAAYLYRLSGDFAVGYARETAIILSGMSIVGAVAGSQANLVIPDDVFGILLAVFVAVVGGIIVYREFIGLEPRNYLDSATDLQRRALLSVLGFGVGFIGGLLGVGGPVIMVPLLVILGVPMLISLAVAQVQSIFISGFATAGYWLGDAVSIPLAILVGVPQLIGVVIGWRVAHLVAEERLRIALGVVLVVIAPAIAY; this is encoded by the coding sequence ATGGTGTTATCGATAATTTCGATCGAACTCGCGATCTTCCTTTTCGTTCTCGCCCTGTTCGCCGGCATCGGCATTAGTGCGATCGGACCGGGTGGCATTTTCGTGACGATCGCGCTCTTCCTGTTCGTCCCCATTTCGTCCGCCGAAGTCGCCGGAACGGCGAGTGCAACGTTCATCGCGACCGGCCTGCTCGCAGCGTATCTCTATCGGCTGTCGGGAGACTTCGCCGTCGGATACGCTCGAGAAACTGCAATCATCCTCAGCGGAATGAGCATCGTGGGCGCGGTCGCCGGCTCGCAGGCCAACCTCGTCATCCCGGACGACGTCTTCGGCATCCTGCTCGCGGTGTTCGTCGCCGTCGTGGGGGGGATAATCGTCTACCGGGAGTTCATCGGCCTGGAGCCACGCAACTACCTCGATTCCGCGACGGATTTGCAGCGACGGGCACTTCTTTCGGTTCTCGGATTCGGTGTCGGGTTCATCGGCGGGTTGCTCGGGGTCGGCGGCCCTGTCATCATGGTGCCACTGTTGGTGATTCTTGGCGTGCCGATGCTCATCTCGCTGGCCGTCGCACAGGTGCAGTCGATATTCATCTCCGGATTCGCGACCGCCGGCTACTGGCTCGGTGATGCGGTTTCGATTCCGCTTGCAATTCTCGTGGGGGTTCCGCAACTGATCGGCGTGGTGATTGGCTGGCGCGTCGCCCACCTGGTCGCTGAGGAACGGCTCCGGATCGCCCTCGGCGTCGTGCTCGTCGTGATCGCGCCTGCGATCGCGTACTGA